From Onychostoma macrolepis isolate SWU-2019 chromosome 05, ASM1243209v1, whole genome shotgun sequence, one genomic window encodes:
- the LOC131541657 gene encoding uncharacterized protein LOC131541657 encodes MSFTPAQGHDGTWVHQQRKTRARPWVTTSPPPQPPAFEISTRNRFAPLCETERDTVIIGDSIVRHVRATLAEDKVHTHCFPGARVLNVSAQIPAILKGDESIGAVVLHAGVNDTKLRQTETLKRDCTMHIIVSRIDEDTKGSVDFLLQTNGYCHGIKNRNCSLLIIGIFSGSILGYSMLMACTPAESERNSCRTTSPGRYAPSD; translated from the coding sequence ATGTCCTTCACTCCGGCACAGGGACACGATGGAACCTGGGTGCACCAGCAGCGGAAGACGCGAGCCAGGCCCTGGGTGACGACCTCTCCCCCTCCACAGCCTCCGGCCTTCGAGATCTCCACCCGGAACCGCTTCGCTCCCCTCTGCGAGACGGAACGCGACACTGTGATCATCGGAGACTCCATCGTCCGGCACGTCCGTGCTACGTTAGCTGAAGATAAAGTGCACACTCACTGTTTCCCTGGTGCTCGTGTTCTCAATGTTTCTGCGCAGATACCCGCGATCCTGAAGGGCGACGAGAGCATCGGCGCTGTCGTGCTGCACGCGGGGGTTAACGACACCAAGCTGCGGCAGACGGAGACACTGAAGAGGGACTGTACGATGCACATCATCGTGTCACGTATTGACGAGGACACGAAAGGTTCAGTAGACTTTTTGCTTCAAACGAATGGTTATTGTCATGGTATAAAGAACAGAAACTGCTCTTTGTTAATAATTGGAATCTTTTCTGGGAGCATCCTAGGCTATTCCATGCTGATGGCCTGCACCCCAGCAGAGTCGGAGCGGAactcctgtcggacaacatctccaggacgctacgctccatctgacta